The following DNA comes from Musa acuminata AAA Group cultivar baxijiao chromosome BXJ1-4, Cavendish_Baxijiao_AAA, whole genome shotgun sequence.
gCTTGTCTTTTGTTGGAAAATATATGTACTATATTATTAGCTTCTTACATAATTTTAAGGTCTtttctaattaataaaaaaatataacttcCATTTCCTTTTCTCTTTAAATATAATGATTTAATTCAGTCATAAATCATTGTGTGGATACATAGTTGTGGACAAATTGACCTATTAGTCCATATAAATAATTGGTGCATCCTCCTTACACCTAAGCTATAATGCAGCCATCAGCAAGGCAGATGACAAGTTTGACCAAAACCTAAGTCTCCTTCTTTATAAGTCCTGTCACATTCCCAACAACTTCAAAAATGATGTCTGTGATGTGACATAAGTCCAAATAGATCTCACTTATTTCTCCTTCATATTGGTCCCATTTCCTATATTTATTCCCATCGGCAGTACATGCACAAAGCACCCGTCAAACACGCGTGCTATCACCGGTCATCGTTCCCACAATGCCTTACATAAAGCTTACGTACATATATCACTGTACATGGGACCATACCATCCCCCGCACTTTGCACCAGCCACAGTGCAACATGATATATATCCGTGGCTTTGATTGCCACAGCATCGCACCTACCTTCCCTCTTCCTCCCTTAATCAAGCAATGGCCACTGGTTATGGCTGCGGAGGTGGAGCTCTTGTTCCGATGTATGTGATGCTGATGGCCTTGCTCATCAGCAGCAGAGCCATCTCTCGTCTCGAAGCGAAGGGGAGCTGCGTAGAGAGCGAGAGGAGGGCTCTCCTTGCCGTCGGGGCCGACATGTACGACCCTTCCGGCGACTGGCTCGCCTCCTGGACCGGCGACGACTGCTGCACGTGGAGAGGAGTTGCCTGCGATGGTGCCACTGGCCATGTCACGAAGCTCGACCTACGATTCCCTTACCTGGACGTTGTCGGAGACGTCGACGCCAGCAGGGTGAACCCTTCTCTGCTTGAGCTGAAGCACCTCAAGTACCTGGACCTGAGCATGAACAACTTCTCCTCCGCCGCCGTGCCCGAGACGTTCGCATCCCTGGTGCACCTGGAGTACCTGAACCTGTCGAGCGCCATGTTCGCCGGCGCCGTCCCTCCTCAGCTGGGGAACCTCTCCGCCCTTCGCTACCTGGATCTCAACGGGTGCTACGGCGACCTGCACGTGGATGACCTCGGCTGGCTCTCTCACCTTCCTTATCTCAGGTATATCGACATGAGCTGCGTCGACATGTCGCTAGCGACCAATTGGTTCCACTCCATCAACTCCATcccctccctccaagtgctgcacCTGCAGTGGTCGAATCCCACGTACGTCCCGCCCACCCTGCCGCCTTTCAATCTCACCTCCATCACCATGCTCGATCTCTCCGGTAACCTCAACATAAACACTTCCATCCTGGACTGGCTGTCCAACGCCAGCACCCTCGAGCATCTCCAGCTCGGCTCCTGCGGCGGGTTCGATATCCAGCCGCTGCAACCTGCGCTGGCGGCTCTCACTAACTTGCTGGAATTAGATCTGTCGGCCAACGACATCGAAGGCGAAATCTATGGGATTGTGGGCAACGCCAGCAAGCGCTTGCGGAATCTGGATCTGCAATGGAACAAGCTAACCGGAGACATCGCACGCATCTTGGTGAGCCTAAGGCACCTGGAGTACCTGGTCATAGACAACAATCAGATCACCGGGCATCTTCCCGAGATGCTGGGAAATCTCAGCAGCCTACGGTATCTAAGCTTCAGCTCCAATCAAATTTCCGGTGACATTCCACAGACCGTTGGGAATCTCCTTCGCTTGGAGTTCATATACTTCTCCGGCAATAACCTCAGTGGCGAGATACCACAGAGCATAGGGAACCTCACCAACCTGATACAATTGTATTTGGGACGGAACACCATCGCCGGATCGATACCGGAGAGCATCGGCAATCTCCGCAACCTCGAAGAGCTCTACCTGTCGCATAACAACATCACAGGGCACCTACCTCCGTCCATTGGGAACCTGGAGAACTTGCAGGCCATGTACTTGCAGAACAACTTCATTACTGGACGAATACCAGCGACCGTCGGGGGCCTCCGAAGCTTGCGGCGCCTGGACATGTCATCCAACAGCTTGACGGGGAACATACCGAGGGGAATGGGAAGCTTGTGCAACCTAGAGTACATCGATTTGTCCGACAACATTGTCGCAGGGGAGCTTGCTGATTTCATAGATGGTTTGTCGAACTGCTCTCCACCACTGCGTCTATCTTCCCTGCATGTTTCTAACAACAATTTGAGTGGGATCATCCCTCCAAGCTTGGGCCAGTTATCTGAACTCTCTGAGTTGTACCTCCCCTCGAACTCTTTGGCAGGGAATGTGACCGAATCCCACTTCGCCAATCtcgccatcttaaagttcttggacATTTCTCAGAACACCTTGAGGGTGATCCTGCCTGACGACTGGGTTCCTCCTTTCGATGCCTTCACCATTGGAATGAGCTCCTGTCATCTGGGAACCATAATTCCTGCTTGGATCCGAACCCAGACGAGCCTAGAAAACCTGTACCTGTCCAGAACAGGGCTCTGGGGTGCCGTTCCAGCTTGGTTCTCGGGGTTCAACCCCAGTGGCTGGCATTACCTTGACTTGAGCTCCAACAGCTTGCATGGTTCATTACCAGTTGTGCGTTCTGTCGAGCAGAGCATCATAAACCTCTCCAACAACTCCTTCTCGGGACCTCTCCCCCGGAGCTTTGCAGCTGATCTGAACCCATCCATCTTGACCTTGTCTGACAACCGTATCAGTGGAGACTTCCCTCCCTTCTTTTGCAACATGACCTTACTGGAAGTCCTCGATCTGTCCAACAATGGCTTGTCCGGGGAGTTGCCGGATTGCCACAGCTCATATCCAACATCGCTACAGTCTCTGCACCTGAACAATAACAGCCTCTCTGGAAGTCTTCCTGCCTTCTTGAAACACTGCAAGCAATTGATCACCCTTGATCTGGGTGAGAACAGGTTGTCTGGTGAGCTACCGAGGTGGATAGGAAGCAGCCTCTCGTCTTTGAAGGTTCTTCGGTTGAGGTCCAATCTACTCCATGGCACCATCTCGGCGCACATATCCAACCTCACATCCCTCCATGTCCTGGATATCTCCTGCAACAATCTTTCCGGTGCCATCCCTTCGTCCATTGGATTGCTGGACGCA
Coding sequences within:
- the LOC103980764 gene encoding receptor-like protein EIX1 isoform X2 — protein: MATGYGCGGGALVPMYVMLMALLISSRAISRLEAKGSCVESERRALLAVGADMYDPSGDWLASWTGDDCCTWRGVACDGATGHVTKLDLRFPYLDVVGDVDASRVNPSLLELKHLKYLDLSMNNFSSAAVPETFASLVHLEYLNLSSAMFAGAVPPQLGNLSALRYLDLNGCYGDLHVDDLGWLSHLPYLRYIDMSCVDMSLATNWFHSINSIPSLQVLHLQWSNPTTLEHLQLGSCGGFDIQPLQPALAALTNLLELDLSANDIEGEIYGIVGNASKRLRNLDLQWNKLTGDIARILVSLRHLEYLVIDNNQITGHLPEMLGNLSSLRYLSFSSNQISGDIPQTVGNLLRLEFIYFSGNNLSGEIPQSIGNLTNLIQLYLGRNTIAGSIPESIGNLRNLEELYLSHNNITGHLPPSIGNLENLQAMYLQNNFITGRIPATVGGLRSLRRLDMSSNSLTGNIPRGMGSLCNLEYIDLSDNIVAGELADFIDGLSNCSPPLRLSSLHVSNNNLSGIIPPSLGQLSELSELYLPSNSLAGNVTESHFANLAILKFLDISQNTLRVILPDDWVPPFDAFTIGMSSCHLGTIIPAWIRTQTSLENLYLSRTGLWGAVPAWFSGFNPSGWHYLDLSSNSLHGSLPVVRSVEQSIINLSNNSFSGPLPRSFAADLNPSILTLSDNRISGDFPPFFCNMTLLEVLDLSNNGLSGELPDCHSSYPTSLQSLHLNNNSLSGSLPAFLKHCKQLITLDLGENRLSGELPRWIGSSLSSLKVLRLRSNLLHGTISAHISNLTSLHVLDISCNNLSGAIPSSIGLLDAMVVIQNVIEPLIDSNARYYSEHVLITTKGSTIEYSTVLSLVTSIDLSNNDLHGEIPVELTDLHGLHFLNLSKNHLAGEIPTDIGGMRQLESLDLSMNNLGGEIPLSLSALNFLSHMNLSYNHLSGRIPTSNQLQTLNDPSIYVGNKGLCGTPLPKCPGDEASQGPASAGIQEEDNSDKLEMILNIASIVIGFVVGFWGFVGTMIVKQGMRIAVFQWIDRIYWRLAVKLAKLKLKGQRMT
- the LOC103980764 gene encoding receptor-like protein EIX1 isoform X1, with product MATGYGCGGGALVPMYVMLMALLISSRAISRLEAKGSCVESERRALLAVGADMYDPSGDWLASWTGDDCCTWRGVACDGATGHVTKLDLRFPYLDVVGDVDASRVNPSLLELKHLKYLDLSMNNFSSAAVPETFASLVHLEYLNLSSAMFAGAVPPQLGNLSALRYLDLNGCYGDLHVDDLGWLSHLPYLRYIDMSCVDMSLATNWFHSINSIPSLQVLHLQWSNPTYVPPTLPPFNLTSITMLDLSGNLNINTSILDWLSNASTLEHLQLGSCGGFDIQPLQPALAALTNLLELDLSANDIEGEIYGIVGNASKRLRNLDLQWNKLTGDIARILVSLRHLEYLVIDNNQITGHLPEMLGNLSSLRYLSFSSNQISGDIPQTVGNLLRLEFIYFSGNNLSGEIPQSIGNLTNLIQLYLGRNTIAGSIPESIGNLRNLEELYLSHNNITGHLPPSIGNLENLQAMYLQNNFITGRIPATVGGLRSLRRLDMSSNSLTGNIPRGMGSLCNLEYIDLSDNIVAGELADFIDGLSNCSPPLRLSSLHVSNNNLSGIIPPSLGQLSELSELYLPSNSLAGNVTESHFANLAILKFLDISQNTLRVILPDDWVPPFDAFTIGMSSCHLGTIIPAWIRTQTSLENLYLSRTGLWGAVPAWFSGFNPSGWHYLDLSSNSLHGSLPVVRSVEQSIINLSNNSFSGPLPRSFAADLNPSILTLSDNRISGDFPPFFCNMTLLEVLDLSNNGLSGELPDCHSSYPTSLQSLHLNNNSLSGSLPAFLKHCKQLITLDLGENRLSGELPRWIGSSLSSLKVLRLRSNLLHGTISAHISNLTSLHVLDISCNNLSGAIPSSIGLLDAMVVIQNVIEPLIDSNARYYSEHVLITTKGSTIEYSTVLSLVTSIDLSNNDLHGEIPVELTDLHGLHFLNLSKNHLAGEIPTDIGGMRQLESLDLSMNNLGGEIPLSLSALNFLSHMNLSYNHLSGRIPTSNQLQTLNDPSIYVGNKGLCGTPLPKCPGDEASQGPASAGIQEEDNSDKLEMILNIASIVIGFVVGFWGFVGTMIVKQGMRIAVFQWIDRIYWRLAVKLAKLKLKGQRMT